The following are encoded together in the Diabrotica undecimpunctata isolate CICGRU chromosome 7, icDiaUnde3, whole genome shotgun sequence genome:
- the LOC140446336 gene encoding uncharacterized protein has product MPNRKRALWSKANLVAALEVIRAGSSITQASLRYEIPRTTLVLHYRSQNSVKRLGRKSILSFEQERDLVRRIHKLAEVGMPITSKIVRRSVFSYAKIMKIPDPFSDTSKLAGRKWLKIFFARHPDVARRKAQQMNPARAQKMNPFIVKDYFKKLEEVFIKLELFDKPGNVYNMDEKGCRLTIHKQQTVLAKKGAKRIHLTAREHGENISIVGCGNTLGQAIPPFIPFKGKRLKPEWNDHLPLGSTVMITQKGSMTNETFISWLGHFAKYKNTGPFSRYSMVQNRIWT; this is encoded by the coding sequence atgccgaatagaaaGAGAGCCCTGTGGTCTAAGGCGAATCTCGTTGCAGCGTTAGAAGTAATAAGAGCTGGAAGCAGTATAACCCAAGCTTCATTACGATATGAAATACCTCGAACAACACTTGTACTACATTATCGCAGCCAAAATTCGGTTAAACGACTTGGAAGGAAAAGTATTTTAAGTTTTGAACAAGAAAGGGACCTAGTTCGCAGAATTCATAAACTAGCAGAGGTGGGCATGCCAATAACTAGTAAAATAGTAAGAAGAAGTGTATTTTCGTATGCGAAGATAATGAAGATTCCTGATCCTTTTTCTGATACATCTAAATTAGCAGGTAGGAAATGGCTGAAAATATTCTTTGCAAGACATCCCGATGTGGCTAGAAGGAAGGCTCAGCAAATGAATCCAGCAAGAGCACAGAAAATGAATCCATTTATCGTAAAGGATTATTTTAAGAAATTGGAGGAAGTATTCATTAAATTGGAATTGTTTGATAAACCTGGAAACGTGTACAATATGGACGAGAAAGGTTGCCGTCTAACGATCCATAAACAGCAAACCGTATTGGCCAAGAAAGGTGCTAAACGTATCCACTTGACAGCGCGTGAACACGGTGAAAATATTAGTATTGTGGGTTGTGGAAATACCCTGGGGCAAGCCATCCCACCGTTCATTCCTTTCAAAGGGAAGAGATTGAAGCCTGAATGGAATGATCATCTACCACTAGGATCAACTGTAATGATAACACAGAAAGGGAGCATGACAAATGAGACGTTTATTTCATGGCTGGGACATTTTGCAAAGTATAAGAATACAGGCCCATTCTCCCGATATTCGATGGTGCAAAATCGTATCTGGACATAA